One window from the genome of Nicotiana tomentosiformis chromosome 5, ASM39032v3, whole genome shotgun sequence encodes:
- the LOC104108818 gene encoding uncharacterized protein, translated as MASSSAVSMAMPLTYTSQKRQSSAVAFLKPLPVKPSKSSAASKPVARFEVKASLKEKVVTGLTAAALTASMVIPDIAEAADGVSPSLKNFLLSIVSGGVVLTAIVSAVIGVSNFDPVKRT; from the coding sequence ATGGCTTCTTCTTCTGCAGTTTCCATGGCCATGCCGCTGACTTACACAAGTCAGAAGAGGCAATCAAGTGCTGTGGCTTTCTTGAAGCCATTGCCAGTAAAGCCCTCAAAGAGTAGTGCAGCATCAAAACCAGTTGCAAGGTTTGAAGTCAAGGCTTCACTTAAGGAGAAGGTTGTGACAGGATTGACAGCAGCTGCACTGACTGCTTCCATGGTGATTCCCGACATAGCCGAAGCAGCTGACGGTGTTTCGCCATCCCTCAAGAACTTCTTGCTCAGCATTGTTTCAGGAGGAGTTGTGCTTACTGCAATTGTTAGCGCTGTAATTGGTGTTTCCAACTTTGATCCTGTCAAGCGGACTTAA